In Dermacentor variabilis isolate Ectoservices chromosome 11, ASM5094787v1, whole genome shotgun sequence, one genomic interval encodes:
- the LOC142563604 gene encoding BEN domain-containing protein 5-like — translation MDGALPAHCESAQPSCVLGPREEVAGSHVASRVPSTHVHIGNGLFICANKWTWVNQAKTDSTFAREVARCLWQPHELVGRSVTGKICMRKLKENGEANPALAPEKLGAVRKSYEHFVAKHPSTVDTEARRLKDLNKHLATMLRDAK, via the exons ATGGATGGGGCACTGCCAGCTCATTGTGAGTCGGCACAGCCCAGCTGCGTCCTTGGGCCTCGAGAAGAGGTGGCAGGCAGCCACGTAGCCAGTCGTGTGCCTTCCACCCAT GTTCACATTGGAAATGGTTTATTTATCTGCGCCAACAAGTGGACGTGGGTGAATCAAGCGAAAACAGACAGCACATTTGCCAGAGAGGTTGCCCGATGCCTGTGGCAGCCACATGAATTGGTCGGCAGGAGTGTCACAGGCAAAATATGTATGCGCAAGCTGAAGGAAAATGGCGAGGCAAATCCAGCATTAGCACCAGAAAAACTTGGTGCAGTTCGAA AGTCGTACGAGCACTTTGTGGCGAAACATCCGAGCACTGTGGACACAGAGGCAAGGAGGCTCAAGGACCTTAACAAGCACCTGGCCACCATGCTTCGCGATGCGAAATAA